The following proteins come from a genomic window of Sesamum indicum cultivar Zhongzhi No. 13 linkage group LG10, S_indicum_v1.0, whole genome shotgun sequence:
- the LOC105172583 gene encoding tubby-like F-box protein 8, translated as MSFRSIARDIRESFGSLSRRSFDVRLTGHYRGKSHGSSLELNDQSLVIQNSQWANLPSELLFDVIRRLEESESAWPARKHVVACAAVCRSWRSMCKEIVKSPEFCGKLTFPVSLKQPGNRDGTIQCFIKRDKSNLTYHLFLCLSPALLVENGKFLLSAKRTRRTTCTEYVISMDADNISRSSSTYIGKLRSNFLGTKFIVYDTQPPHTCSHIPPPGRTSRRFYSKKVSPKVPTGSYNIAQITYELNVLGTRGPRRMHCVMRSIPTSSLEPGGVVPGQPELIPRSLEDSFRSISFSKSLDRSTEFSSSRFSDIIGLSNEDGEGDTKTRPLVLKNKAPRWHEQLQCWCLNFRGRVTVASVKNFQLIAANQPPAPSAPTPSQPTTSQPTTQSDHDKVILQFGKVGKDMFTMDYRYPLSAFQAFAICLSSFDTKLACE; from the exons ATGTCGTTCCGCAGTATAGCTAGGGATATAAGAGAGAGCTTTGGGAGCTTATCACGTCGGAGTTTTGATGTGAGGCTGACAGGCCATTACAGGGGAAAATCACACGGTTCATCTCTTGAGTTGAATGACCAGTCTTTAGTAATTCAGAATAGTCAATGGGCTAATCTCCCTTCGGAGTTACTTTTTGATGTAATTAGAAGGTTGGAAGAGAGCGAGAGTGCATGGCCTGCCAGGAAGCATGTAGTTGCATGTGCTGCCGTTTGCCGTTCTTGGAGGAGCATGTGCAAGGAAATTGTTAAAAGTCCAGAATTTTGTGGAAAACTCACTTTTCCAGTTTCCTTGAAGCAG CCAGGCAATCGGGATGGAACTATTCAGTGCTTCATAAAGAGGGACAAATCTAACTTAACCTACCATCTTTTTTTGTGTCTTAGTCCTG CATTACTGGTTGAAAATGGGAAGTTTCTTCTCTCTGCAAAAAGAACCCGTAGAACTACTTGCACAGAGTATGTTATATCAATGGATGCAGACAACATTTCCAGATCGAGCAGCACATATATCGGAAAACTGAG ATCGAACTTTCTCGgaacaaaatttatagtaTACGACACACAACCTCCACATACATGTTCGCACATCCCACCTCCTGGGAGAACAAGCCGGAGATTCTATTCCAAGAAAGTCTCTCCAAAGGTACCAACCGGGAGTTATAACATAGCCCAGATCACATACGAGCTCAATGTGCTCGGGACACGGGGCCCTCGGAGGATGCATTGTGTTATGCGCTCAATCCCCACCTCATCGCTCGAACCCGGTGGAGTGGTGCCTGGACAACCGGAACTCATCCCAAGATCCCTCGAAGACTCATTCCGGAGCATCTCCTTCTCCAAGTCTCTTGATCGCTCCACCGAATTCAGCAGCTCAAGATTTTCTGACATTATCGGGCTGTCAAACGAAGACGGAGAGGGCGACACTAAAACAAGGCCGTTGGTTCTCAAGAACAAGGCCCCTCGATGGCACGAACAGTTACAGTGCTGGTGCCTGAACTTCCGAGGACGGGTGACAGTTGCATCCGTCAAGAACTTCCAGCTGATCGCCGCCAACCAACCCCCTGCCCCTAGCGCTCCAACACCGTCGCAGCCGACGACATCTCAACCAACAACTCAGTCAGACCATGACAAAGTCATTCTCCAATTCGGTAAGGTTGGCAAAGACATGTTCACGATGGACTATCGATACCCTCTTTCGGCCTTTCAGGCATTCGCAATCTGCTTGAGCAGCTTTGACACCAAATTGGCATGTGAATAG